The following is a genomic window from Rutidosis leptorrhynchoides isolate AG116_Rl617_1_P2 chromosome 8, CSIRO_AGI_Rlap_v1, whole genome shotgun sequence.
ATTTGGAAACCCTATCATATCAATTCATAGGAAGATTACCTAAGTAACTACATCCCATAAACCCTagaaaaacccccaatttcattaaATCGATCACCTTAGTTGCGGTTAACACTTTTCAAGCATGCAGCATCCATTAATTGATCAAGTAAGTAGCGCCAATACCAATTTGTACACCTTATAACTTATCAATTTTGTTAAAACTCGTGCGAATTTAGTTTAACTTATATGATTTAGCATACGCTTATACATTTACGTTTTTCTGCTAATCTGTATAGAATTGAGAATTTTTTTATTTGTGCTAGATTATTTGCTTTTGTGTGAGATTTCAATTTTTTATGTTTTGATCTCATTGTTAATGCCAGTGTGAATATCTGTAAGAATTAAGTGTGCTCTTTATTTCTCTGTATTGAACTAGACAATATTATCTTTCACTTGTATAGTTGTATtcattcactgtttcacttgaacTCACCATTTGATCCAGCAGAAGAGTAGCGAGTCTAATGAATGTCGAAAGTTGGACATCTCATCTTCGTTTTCCCGTGCAGTTTACTCTGAGGTGTGTTAATAATGTGATTATTTGTCTTCATACTATAATCTGTTTCGTGTTTTCTTTTTTGAATTGTCTATGACTATGTGCAGATTCATGATAGTTAAGTTGTGTATCTACTATCTTGGATAAAGATGGTTTAGTTGTTATTGTAGATAGAAGAGATTGGATGGGAACATTTGGTGAGGTTGGCAGAAGATCTATCGTATGTTTCATTTCGTGTTATGTAAGATCCTTTAGCCTTCATATTGACTGCATAAAGTTTAGCCAAATAagccaacgaagcattgcttcaacggcatcccctcaccttgtgtgttggggctgggagttaggtcatgggttcgagcctcgctctgcccatcctattaattaatctgcctgaaatatggatatccagattgatcccgagggggttttctcccggatccattAAGGATTCAAACCCGGTCGCCTGCCCCTCAGGATGGTGAAAAGGATCTggttcctgtaatgcgattcgggtttcctcccgaacgcgtgtgagtctgcaaatgatgagtgtcgttgaaataaatgatacactgatgcaagtttgccgttaaaaaaataaaaataaaaattttagccAAATAATtagtgtgatttttttttttttttgttcgtaCCAGTGACAAGAAGGGAAGAGTTCACGTGTTAGAGATTTTGTTGAATAAATCTTATCCTAACTGCCCACCATCAGTTTCAGCTGTTAGTTATATACAACATCTTCAATTTTCTGTACTCCGAACAACACACGTTTTGTGTCTAATTATTCAATCGATTGATCAGGATGTACCTTACTTATTTAACTTGGAATGGTCGGTGAATTCAAGACTTACGGATGTTGTGAAGCAATTTAGACAGGTACATAGGACTCATAGTCTgttaacctgaattcattaaacttGCAAAACGATCTGATTTTATTTTGGTCTTGGGTGATATTGTACTCAGCATCTCGAAAAGCTTCAACAATTTTGGTCCACAGTGGAAGATATCGACAAATCTCTTTCGGTTTCTGAATCTGCACAGTTGCATCGTGCCACTACGTTTCGCCATATTAATATCGGTAACTTGTCTTAGATTTCAATGATTCTATTCAGACTATGTAAAAAAGTAATTTTTCTTTTTGCATATTTTTTTCAGGGAATGATTGCTCTATCGTATTATTTATTCGTGCAAATGACTCAACATCTTTACCAGAGTAGGATTGATATAACTTAACACACTGTTGTTTATAGTTACAACAGGTAACTCTATTTTTTCATGTAACATGCTCTATGATGTGGTAGGTGTCGTTTAATGGGCTCAGATGAAAAAATAAACTTGCTAAGGGATAAATGGAGAAGAAATTGCAAGAAATGGTATATATTCAACACTCTTTGGTTGATACTATGCAGTTTATTTATCTAAGTTGATGCTTGTCATGAATTCTAAATCTATTCGCTCGAATTTCCACTAATCATGTCATTAGTGTTTATTTTCTTCATATTTTATTGCACCTTTACTTTTTAACAATTTATAAACACAAATACTCTTTGTTATATCTGTTTTACGTGCTCTTTAGGACGAAAGACAAGCTATTTTCTGAAAATCTAGCAAATATATTGGAGTTGCAACTTCCAGGACCTTCAGGAGTCGAAAAAAATAATCAGCAAGTTGAATGTGGGATCTGTTATTCACAATTTCTCCCAATAGGTATATTATCTATCATTCAGTAGTCATAATATTCATATCGTTGCGTACACTTTCGATGCTGACTCAGCGTTGGTGTTATAGATGATGAACTTGGACCTAAAAGTGGCGGTGGAACAGATTATAGTTGTGAAAATAACACCTGCAGCAAAGCTTTTCACAGTATTTGCCTTGGAGATTGGTTACGCTCCATCACTACAACAAGGCAGTACGTAAACGCTACTTCTatatagcttttttttttttttcatcgaaCATCATCATTCACCTGAGTTAGTTACGTGCAGGTCATTTGATGTTCTGTTTGGAAGTTGTCCATATTGCTCCGACCCAGTTGCAGTTAAAATCGGCACACGAAGATAGATCATTTTCAGCTTATGTTTCTTATTTAAGCTACCAAGGTAACCATCTTATCAGTTAAATTGTTCCGACAACATATGCTACTTTGTAATTgcacaaatatagatatatattttcgtGACGGTAGAAATTATCATTAAATGTATCTATAGTTgagtaataccccctaaaactaTTCAATCAATATAGAAAATTGTACATACCTTAAAACCTTTTCAAGATTATTAATTTGAGAGAATCAAAATATGCATAAAGTTCTAGGGATAGGAAAAAGTAAATGCTTTTACTTGCACAAAAGTATATAGTAGTAGTACACATATCACATTTTTTTGCACAATTATGGGGCCCAACATTATTGTGCCATTTATAGGTGCCACAATTACTGATTCCTAAATTCCGGCCATACATTCCGGTGGGGTAATGGGGTTCCGGTTTTTGTCTGTGCAATAATCATAAACCATGTGGTTCACACGGACCCATCGATAACGTCGAGCGGCAACCGAGTCAAGGTGTTGATAGGTTGCACCCTCCCACCAATTAGACGGGTTAGAACTACAAGTGGTGGGACCCGGGACGGTGCAGCCTTCAATGTCAAAATCCTTGTAGTATGCATAAAAAGGTGCTTTGTTCCAATCGATTTTTTCGATCCCACCTCTTGTTGCCCAATCATCTGCTTCCCATAACGTTGAGTACACTCCCATTGGCTGCATTTTCGGATATGCGATGCCTTTATCTTCATTATTCTTGTACACCCTGATAGGTACTTCATCTACATAAAACCTGTAATTCAAATTTTTAGTTGTACTGTACAACTTATTTGACTTATTCCATTGTGGTCATTGTATTATTATACTATGTTACTTACACTACATGCTGATGATTCCATAAAATAGAGTAAGTATGAAAGTCAGCAGCAGGGTCAAACCACAGGTTTATTCTTTGTTCTCTATCACCTTTTCCATTAGCATAAACATTAGTTTGAACTGAGTACGGCTGCCCTGTTCGGTTTCCTAAGAATTCAAAATCCAGCTCATCACGAATCGCATCAGTGTCTGAGTTCATCTGTTGTAAAACCAATCTTTTTATCGGAAAACGTTCTcataatgaattttttttttttttttttttttttttactttagtaCGAGTATAAGAATAAAGGATCTTACGTAAAAGGCGGTGACAGTACCAGCAGAGTCTCCTGGAATAAGTTTAATTTTCATGCTCACACGTCCAAACAAATATTTACTTTTTGAACCAAACCCACAACCTATATCATAAAGTAAATATGAATATTAGTTATACGTAAAATATTGTAGCGTGCTTTTATATATGTGGCCTTTAGCTATGAGCTACGAAGTACATACCCGAGTTTTCGTCAAGGAGAAGTTGGATAgccattccatcatcaagttgcTTGATGTGAGAATCAGACCATGTAATATAAAAATTTTCCAAAAATGTAGCCGGTTTCGTGTCTGCCACATAAGGAAGCATAAGTGTTACAAAACCAGTTAAAACAGCTAGAAAGACGTTACGACATCTTGTGGAAGAGTATGTCATTTTGATAGTTTATGTTTAGTGCGATTATACTGGAGATAGGGTGGTggtttatatatacttatataggcATGTTGATTGTAAGAGTGAGGATGATTACAGGGACTAATGGTAGTTTTCGGAAAAGTAGAGGGGGATTTCTATAAATTTGGTTCACTTTCGTGTATCCTCAAAAGCATTCTTTCTATCATCTACTGAGCTTTAGGGATTTAAAAAGTATAAATTATTGTACACGAGCGATTTCAAATAGATGATGGGGTTGGATGGCATGGGTTCATAGATAAGATTGATAACATAATTTTACATACGAAGGACCAGACATCATGATGTTAACAATGCTAGTGTTATTTGTTTACCATATTGATAGCTAGGATTTGACTCTTCGAATACTGTATAAATAGTAGGTAATGCAAGCGCGGATGTCTTGTTCAGTTGGGCAGTTTCTTCATTTAACAAACTACGAAACATATTTTAGATAAAGTAAGATGTTACTAATCGATTCATCACGAAACTGGGTAACCTAATGAGGTTTTCTCTGTTCATGTTACTTGGAAAGACCGAGTATTTTTACTCAGATATATAATGTTTAACCGAGTTATCTTATGACTGTTTTACCCTTTATCTGGCCCGTGCAACCGGTGAGGGTTGAATCTGAGTTGAACCTGAGACCTGTTATAAGGATATCATGATGTTAACTACTAA
Proteins encoded in this region:
- the LOC139863774 gene encoding uncharacterized protein codes for the protein MFLISGIRISECFENFYPKPESEKPDIRFSDIRISDFSDIFRRIHGYSDSWAKLKSKLCWATPSSSLSEVKLFMCVARVSSNLQSTIFEQKSSESNECRKLDISSSFSRAVYSEIEEIGWEHLVRLAEDLSYVSFRVIDKKGRVHVLEILLNKSYPNCPPSVSADVPYLFNLEWSVNSRLTDVVKQFRQHLEKLQQFWSTVEDIDKSLSVSESAQLHRATTFRHINIGNDCSIVLFIRANDSTSLPECRLMGSDEKINLLRDKWRRNCKKWTKDKLFSENLANILELQLPGPSGVEKNNQQVECGICYSQFLPIDDELGPKSGGGTDYSCENNTCSKAFHSICLGDWLRSITTTRQSFDVLFGSCPYCSDPVAVKIGTRR
- the LOC139861204 gene encoding probable xyloglucan endotransglucosylase/hydrolase protein 6, yielding MTYSSTRCRNVFLAVLTGFVTLMLPYVADTKPATFLENFYITWSDSHIKQLDDGMAIQLLLDENSGCGFGSKSKYLFGRVSMKIKLIPGDSAGTVTAFYMNSDTDAIRDELDFEFLGNRTGQPYSVQTNVYANGKGDREQRINLWFDPAADFHTYSILWNHQHVVFYVDEVPIRVYKNNEDKGIAYPKMQPMGVYSTLWEADDWATRGGIEKIDWNKAPFYAYYKDFDIEGCTVPGPTTCSSNPSNWWEGATYQHLDSVAARRYRWVRVNHMVYDYCTDKNRNPITPPECMAGI